TTCTGCGTATTGTTTTGAGTATTATAGAAAAACAATATTTTTTCTGCCAAAAGTTCCGGGGTTAAGTATTTTTCTTGAATTATTTGCGCCTGATAGTTTTTTGAATAAAGCTCGGCGTTTTTTTGCTGGTGATTGTTTGTGGCATACGCAAATGGCACAAGCACGCAAGGCAATGCAAGCAAAGCAAGCTCGGCAAGTGTAGTAGCTCCCGCCCTGCATAAAACCATATCTGAAGCGGCATAAGCGCAAGCCATATTTTCCAAATATGGGTAAAGCACGTAAGTAAATGGCCGTTTTGCATACTTTAAAGAAACTGCTTCGTAATTTGCTTTGCCTGTTATATGCAAAAATTGTATTTTATTTTTAAGCTCAACTAATTTGTCCATTGCTTCAATAAGCGTTGAATTTATTTTGCTTGCACCTTGGCTTCCACCAAAAACAAGAATTGTAAACTTATCTTTACTTAAGCCCAATGCTTGCAAACTTTCATTTTTATCCGCACCAATTATCTCTTTGCGCACAGGGTTGCCGGTTAATATACTTTTGCCATTTGGAAAGTATTTTGCACTCTGGGCATAACTTAAGGCAACATTATTTACGCAATACGAAAGAATTTTATTTGCTAAACCCGGAATGCTGTTTTGTTCGTGTATAAGAGTTTTTTTTCTTAATATAATACCGGCTATAAGCACAGGAAAAGAAATATAACCGCCCATGCCAATTACAGCTACCACTTGAGCTTTTTTCACTATAAAAAATGCGCTAAATAATCCCCTTACAAAATTATAAATAAATAAAAATATTTTTAGTGAGATTTTTCTTGGAAGGCCAGTGGCTGGAATTTGTTTGTAGATAAACCCCTCAGAAGCAATTACTGAAGAACTGATATCGTTCTTTTTTACCACAAAAATAGGCACATATCCGCGCCATTTTAGTTCACGCGCGAGCGCTATGCCCGGGTATAGATGCCCGCCGGTTCCACCTGCCGCAATAATTACTGTTTTACTTTCCATTTTTTGCAATATTTAAAAGTATACCTGCCGCTATCATATTAACAACTAACGACGACCCTCCATAAGAAATAAATGGCAATGCCAGCCCCTTTGTGGGCAAAAGAGCAGTTGCTACACCCATATTAATTAATGCTTGGTATGCTATAAGAATTGTTATACCAAAAGCAACCATTGAACCAAAATATGTGTCGCTTCTTTTGCTTATTGCCCAACCACTTACAAAAAACATAATGTAAAGAATTAAAATGCCTATCGCACCTATAAAACCAAATTCTTCACCGATTATTGGAAAAATAAAATCAGTATGCGACTCTGGAAGCCATAAATCTTTCATTTCACTATTTCCTGGCCCTTTGCCAAAAAGCCCACCAGAGCCAAATGCCCAGTTGGAATGATTAACCTGATAAGATGTGCTGTCAATTGAGAAAAATGATTGTGCAAAATCACGAATTCTTTTAAGCCTGTACGGTTGGATTAAAACCGCGAAAATACCAGATAGAACAACAAAAATACCCATTGAACTAACTATCAGCC
This Endomicrobiales bacterium DNA region includes the following protein-coding sequences:
- the murG gene encoding undecaprenyldiphospho-muramoylpentapeptide beta-N-acetylglucosaminyltransferase, whose product is MESKTVIIAAGGTGGHLYPGIALARELKWRGYVPIFVVKKNDISSSVIASEGFIYKQIPATGLPRKISLKIFLFIYNFVRGLFSAFFIVKKAQVVAVIGMGGYISFPVLIAGIILRKKTLIHEQNSIPGLANKILSYCVNNVALSYAQSAKYFPNGKSILTGNPVRKEIIGADKNESLQALGLSKDKFTILVFGGSQGASKINSTLIEAMDKLVELKNKIQFLHITGKANYEAVSLKYAKRPFTYVLYPYLENMACAYAASDMVLCRAGATTLAELALLALPCVLVPFAYATNNHQQKNAELYSKNYQAQIIQEKYLTPELLAEKILFFYNTQNNTQNNRQILGKWPQEKLADLIVNF